A genomic segment from Mucilaginibacter terrenus encodes:
- the thrA gene encoding bifunctional aspartate kinase/homoserine dehydrogenase I: MKVLKFGGTSVGSVSSIQTLLEILKEENSNESKPVVVLSAMSGITNLLISMAEGAAQGEEFTAQLAELEKRHFDVVKALLDIQNQNPAYTRLKIHFNQLEELLQGVLTLRELTAKTRDQIVSFGERCSTLMISKIAAQHFPEALFVDASELIKTDSSFGQAKVNLELTDLLVQSFCSENSDKLLFVTGFIAGNDAGQITTLGRGGSDYTAAILGSALNAEEIQIWTDVNGMMTADPRMVKKAFPLEELSYTEAMELSYFGAKVIYPPTMIPAFLKRIPIVIKNTFEPAFPGTVIRHDCKSSSLPIKGISSINNISILSLEGSGMVGRSGFSGRLFSLLAREQINIILITQSSSEHSITFAVQPQDVQKAKQLIEAEFELELLANKLEPLVVEANQAILAIVGENMKQTPGVSGKLFHALGRNGINVRAIAQGSSEYNISVIISSYDLAKALNAVHDAFFIELTKTLHAFCLGTGNIGKTLFNQLNAHKEYLEKNNGIQVKIAGISNTRKMLFNSDGLSLDSWEQELADSMHGADLAGFVEKMKEMNLPNCVFIDNTASPKPISFYEDVFKANISVVTCNKIGNSASFEQYKTFRDTARKHGVDFFYETNVGAGLPIIRTLKDLMSSGDRVKRIEAILSGTISFIFNYFKGDANFYDVVKEAQDKGYTEPDPRDDLSGRDFMRKMLILARDAGYEMEEADVQIDNILPQPCLEAKTVEDFYAALKSEDAFFADLKKQAEKEKKVLRYIGKLEDGKASITLQMVDESHPFYMLSGSDNIISFTTDRYKDRPLVVKGPGAGAEVTAAGVFADLINVGAN, from the coding sequence ATGAAAGTTCTAAAGTTCGGAGGCACCTCGGTTGGTTCAGTAAGCAGCATACAAACTCTGCTGGAAATTTTGAAGGAAGAAAACAGCAACGAAAGTAAGCCTGTAGTAGTGCTTAGTGCCATGAGCGGCATCACCAACTTACTTATTTCTATGGCTGAGGGAGCTGCACAAGGCGAAGAGTTTACCGCTCAACTGGCGGAATTAGAAAAGAGGCACTTTGATGTGGTAAAGGCCTTACTGGATATCCAGAATCAAAACCCGGCTTATACCCGCTTGAAAATCCACTTTAATCAATTGGAAGAGCTGTTGCAGGGCGTACTGACCCTTCGCGAGTTAACTGCTAAAACCCGCGACCAGATCGTAAGCTTTGGTGAACGTTGCTCTACCCTAATGATCAGCAAAATAGCTGCACAGCATTTTCCCGAAGCGTTATTTGTTGATGCTTCCGAGTTGATCAAGACAGATAGCAGCTTCGGACAGGCAAAGGTAAACCTTGAATTAACCGACCTTTTAGTACAAAGTTTCTGCAGCGAAAATAGTGATAAGCTGCTGTTTGTTACAGGATTCATAGCCGGCAATGATGCTGGACAGATCACCACACTAGGCCGTGGTGGGAGCGATTATACCGCAGCCATCCTGGGTTCGGCCCTAAATGCTGAAGAGATCCAGATATGGACCGATGTTAACGGCATGATGACCGCGGACCCTCGAATGGTGAAGAAAGCTTTTCCGTTGGAGGAGTTATCCTACACTGAAGCTATGGAGCTTTCTTATTTTGGCGCAAAGGTGATCTATCCGCCTACCATGATCCCTGCATTCCTGAAACGAATTCCTATCGTTATTAAAAACACCTTCGAACCTGCTTTCCCAGGTACGGTTATCAGGCACGATTGTAAATCGTCCAGCTTACCTATCAAGGGTATCTCTTCTATAAACAACATCAGCATTTTAAGCCTTGAAGGCAGCGGTATGGTTGGGCGCTCCGGCTTTAGCGGTCGTTTGTTCTCGTTACTTGCCCGCGAGCAGATCAACATCATCTTAATTACCCAGTCCTCATCAGAACACAGCATTACGTTCGCGGTACAACCACAGGATGTTCAAAAGGCAAAACAGCTGATAGAAGCTGAGTTTGAACTGGAGCTATTGGCCAATAAACTAGAGCCGCTTGTTGTTGAAGCTAACCAGGCAATACTGGCTATCGTCGGCGAAAACATGAAACAAACACCCGGTGTATCCGGCAAGTTATTCCACGCTCTGGGCCGTAACGGTATAAATGTTCGTGCAATAGCACAGGGTTCTTCAGAATACAATATATCGGTAATTATTTCTTCTTACGACCTTGCAAAAGCGCTCAATGCCGTTCACGACGCGTTCTTTATTGAACTGACAAAAACGCTGCACGCGTTTTGCCTCGGAACCGGCAACATTGGCAAAACGCTGTTCAATCAGCTTAATGCACACAAAGAGTACCTGGAAAAAAACAACGGCATACAGGTTAAAATTGCTGGTATCAGCAACACTCGCAAGATGTTGTTTAACAGCGATGGCTTATCTCTCGACAGTTGGGAACAGGAATTAGCAGACTCCATGCACGGTGCCGATCTTGCTGGCTTTGTAGAAAAGATGAAGGAAATGAACTTGCCCAACTGTGTCTTTATAGACAACACTGCCAGCCCTAAACCAATTTCTTTCTACGAGGATGTATTCAAAGCTAATATATCGGTAGTCACATGCAACAAAATTGGTAACTCAGCTTCTTTCGAGCAGTATAAAACTTTTAGAGATACCGCCAGGAAACATGGTGTCGACTTCTTTTACGAAACCAACGTTGGCGCCGGATTGCCAATCATCAGAACACTAAAAGACCTGATGAGTAGTGGTGACAGGGTTAAACGTATAGAGGCTATTTTGTCAGGCACCATATCTTTTATCTTCAATTATTTCAAAGGCGACGCCAACTTCTATGACGTAGTGAAGGAAGCGCAGGATAAGGGCTACACCGAGCCTGATCCACGCGATGACTTGAGTGGTCGTGATTTCATGCGCAAGATGCTGATACTGGCGCGTGATGCAGGCTATGAAATGGAAGAGGCCGACGTACAGATTGACAATATCTTGCCTCAACCGTGCCTGGAAGCAAAGACTGTGGAAGACTTTTACGCAGCCTTAAAAAGTGAAGATGCGTTCTTTGCGGACCTTAAAAAGCAAGCTGAAAAAGAGAAAAAAGTGCTTCGTTACATTGGGAAGTTAGAAGATGGTAAAGCATCAATTACCTTGCAGATGGTTGATGAAAGCCATCCTTTCTACATGCTATCCGGAAGCGATAACATTATATCCTTTACTACGGACAGATACAAGGATCGCCCGCTTGTAGTAAAAGGGCCAGGCGCAGGTGCAGAGGTAACCGCTGCTGGCGTTTTTGCTGATTTGATAAACGTAGGAGCCAATTAA
- a CDS encoding DUF4920 domain-containing protein, with amino-acid sequence MRGIKVLLVGVQVLIAATLFAQKPPPLPHGMVFGIKPAGIGPTNATTIESDMQRKTRVTAALRGRIIKVTKPKGGWFEMDGGNGRIIQAHFKDYNILLPTALRGRIVIIQGVALKQFIADDLQHFAGDTVSGKKQHKVNTSASHRINFEVTGLIVDE; translated from the coding sequence ATGCGTGGAATAAAAGTGTTACTGGTTGGCGTACAGGTTTTAATAGCAGCAACGCTGTTTGCTCAAAAACCACCTCCGTTACCGCATGGTATGGTGTTTGGCATCAAGCCTGCCGGTATAGGGCCAACTAACGCTACTACCATTGAAAGCGACATGCAACGGAAGACACGCGTTACCGCTGCGCTTAGGGGCAGAATAATTAAAGTGACCAAACCAAAGGGCGGATGGTTTGAGATGGATGGCGGTAACGGCCGTATAATACAGGCACACTTTAAAGATTACAACATCTTACTACCAACTGCCTTGCGTGGCCGCATTGTAATTATACAGGGTGTAGCGCTAAAGCAGTTTATTGCAGATGATCTGCAGCACTTTGCTGGCGATACCGTTTCCGGCAAAAAACAACATAAGGTAAATACCAGCGCCAGCCACCGCATTAATTTTGAGGTGACCGGTTTAATAGTGGATGAATAG
- a CDS encoding glycosyltransferase family 4 protein has translation MRILILTHRVPFPQNGGYPIVVGNTIKGLVSMGHEVSLISINVKKHSGRQHERDDLLNKISYTEYGIDTHISVLEVFSNLFTRNPYNINKYYDAGFEKLVLQNIKDNHYDVVQLEGLFVGPYVAAIRKNTTAKLIYRAHNIEHQVWHRLAHQKNDPFKKWYLNLLARRVKKYELELLNQFDGIAVFTGEDKNAMESFGAEIPLCVVPIGVDMGKYQPEPDKTECPSLFFLGSLDWLPNREGIEWFIENFHKEIVDGDLKVKFYVAGNSIPEDFDEYDVPDKVFIQGEVDDALEFVNSKSIMIVPLLSGGGMRVKIVEGMAMKKCIISTTIGAEGINFAHGDNIIIANNAGEFYDALKRCIADEWYCREIGENARKLVEQEHDVNKVTRDLVAFYQSVI, from the coding sequence TTGAGGATCCTCATTTTAACACACCGCGTACCGTTCCCGCAGAATGGAGGCTACCCTATTGTGGTGGGTAACACCATAAAGGGCCTGGTGAGCATGGGGCATGAAGTTTCGCTTATTTCTATCAATGTAAAAAAGCATTCCGGCAGGCAGCACGAGCGCGACGACTTGTTAAACAAGATAAGCTATACCGAATACGGCATAGATACCCACATATCGGTACTTGAAGTATTCAGTAACCTGTTTACCCGCAACCCATATAATATCAATAAGTATTACGATGCCGGGTTTGAAAAACTGGTGCTGCAAAATATAAAAGACAACCACTACGATGTTGTGCAGCTGGAAGGCCTTTTTGTAGGGCCTTATGTAGCTGCCATCCGCAAAAACACCACAGCCAAACTTATTTACCGGGCACACAATATAGAACACCAGGTATGGCACCGGCTCGCACATCAAAAAAACGACCCTTTTAAAAAATGGTACCTTAATCTGCTGGCCAGGCGTGTTAAAAAGTATGAACTGGAGCTGCTTAATCAGTTTGACGGCATAGCTGTATTTACGGGCGAGGACAAAAACGCAATGGAGTCATTCGGTGCTGAAATCCCGCTTTGCGTGGTTCCTATAGGCGTAGACATGGGTAAATACCAGCCCGAGCCGGACAAAACAGAGTGCCCCAGCCTTTTCTTTTTAGGATCGCTGGACTGGCTACCCAATCGCGAAGGCATAGAATGGTTCATCGAGAACTTTCACAAAGAGATTGTAGATGGTGACCTGAAGGTAAAATTTTACGTGGCAGGCAACAGCATTCCAGAAGACTTTGACGAATATGATGTACCCGATAAAGTGTTTATACAGGGCGAGGTAGATGACGCCCTCGAATTTGTGAACAGCAAATCTATCATGATTGTGCCCTTGCTATCCGGCGGGGGTATGCGTGTGAAGATTGTTGAGGGGATGGCTATGAAAAAGTGCATAATATCTACCACTATAGGGGCCGAAGGCATCAACTTTGCCCACGGCGACAACATTATTATAGCCAATAATGCCGGCGAATTTTATGATGCATTGAAACGCTGCATAGCCGACGAGTGGTACTGCCGTGAGATTGGCGAAAACGCCCGAAAGCTGGTAGAGCAGGAGCATGATGTAAACAAAGTTACCCGCGACCTTGTGGCTTTTTACCAGTCGGTTATTTAA
- the gcvT gene encoding glycine cleavage system aminomethyltransferase GcvT codes for MKNTALSNVHISLGAKMVPFAGYNMPVQYAGINAEHETVRKAVGVFDVSHMGEFILKGDNALALIQRVTSNDASKLYDGKVQYSCLPNEDGGIVDDLLVYRIDEKTYMLVVNASNIEKDWNWIAKYNTDGVDMKDISDRTSLLAVQGPKAADALQSLTDIDLASMEYYTFKKGTFAGVDNVIVSATGYTGAGGFEIYFDNANAEQIWDAIFKAGEPFGIKPIGLGARDTLRLEMGFCLYGNDIDDKTSPLEAGLGWVTKFSKEFTNSEALQQQKQAGVQQKLVGFEMIDRGIPRHDYPIVDAEGNTIGRVTSGTQSPSLQKAIGLGYVKNEFAKEGSEIFISIRDTKVKAKVVKPPFYK; via the coding sequence ATGAAGAATACCGCTCTCTCTAACGTACACATCAGTTTAGGCGCTAAAATGGTGCCATTTGCAGGTTATAATATGCCCGTACAATATGCAGGAATTAACGCCGAACACGAAACCGTACGCAAAGCGGTTGGTGTGTTTGACGTAAGCCACATGGGCGAATTTATATTAAAGGGCGATAACGCGCTGGCGCTAATACAAAGGGTGACCAGCAACGATGCCTCTAAGCTTTACGATGGTAAAGTGCAGTATTCCTGCCTGCCGAACGAAGACGGCGGCATTGTAGACGACCTACTGGTATACCGCATAGATGAGAAAACCTATATGCTGGTTGTAAACGCATCCAACATTGAAAAGGACTGGAACTGGATAGCTAAATACAATACCGATGGGGTGGATATGAAAGATATATCTGACCGTACATCGTTACTGGCCGTGCAAGGCCCTAAAGCTGCCGATGCGCTGCAAAGCCTTACGGATATCGACCTGGCATCTATGGAGTACTATACCTTCAAAAAAGGCACGTTTGCCGGCGTCGACAATGTCATCGTATCTGCAACGGGTTACACCGGCGCGGGCGGTTTCGAGATCTATTTTGACAACGCTAATGCAGAACAAATATGGGACGCTATATTTAAAGCAGGCGAGCCATTTGGTATAAAGCCAATAGGTTTGGGCGCACGTGACACCTTACGTTTGGAAATGGGTTTTTGCCTGTATGGTAACGACATTGATGACAAAACGTCTCCATTAGAAGCAGGCTTAGGTTGGGTAACCAAATTCAGCAAGGAGTTCACCAACTCCGAAGCCTTGCAGCAGCAAAAGCAAGCTGGTGTACAACAAAAATTAGTTGGCTTTGAGATGATAGACCGCGGCATACCACGCCATGACTACCCAATTGTTGATGCAGAAGGTAACACAATCGGTCGAGTAACATCGGGCACGCAATCGCCGTCGCTGCAAAAGGCCATTGGTCTTGGTTATGTTAAGAATGAGTTTGCCAAAGAAGGCAGCGAGATATTCATCAGCATCCGCGATACTAAAGTGAAAGCAAAAGTGGTGAAACCGCCATTTTATAAATAG
- a CDS encoding 2-phosphosulfolactate phosphatase: protein MNSTAIQDFQKSPLQGVRGLDVCLTPSLIPLYNVKDYIVVVIDIFRATSSICYGIENGAEAIIPVSEVEECAAYREKGAGYLLAAERDGKVVDGFDFGNSPFSYTPEKVSGKTVVLTTTNGTHALHLSRSAKRIVIGSFLNLTSLCNWLKTQQENILLVCAGWKNNFNLEDTLFAGAVIEQLKSGNYKLDDPAIAANDLFQLGKNDIPAYLNKTSHGERLKKLGIEKDIAFCLQVDLTTAIPVLDGDRLVKL, encoded by the coding sequence ATGAATAGTACTGCCATCCAAGATTTTCAAAAGTCCCCCCTCCAAGGGGTTAGGGGGCTCGACGTATGCCTCACCCCATCGCTCATTCCCTTATACAATGTGAAGGACTACATTGTAGTGGTGATAGATATCTTTCGTGCTACATCTTCCATTTGCTACGGCATTGAGAATGGTGCAGAGGCGATAATCCCCGTATCTGAAGTGGAGGAATGCGCGGCCTATCGTGAAAAGGGCGCCGGCTACCTGCTGGCTGCAGAGCGCGACGGAAAGGTTGTGGACGGCTTTGACTTCGGCAATTCTCCGTTCTCTTACACGCCGGAGAAAGTTTCCGGTAAAACGGTGGTGCTTACTACCACTAACGGTACACATGCCTTGCATTTATCACGCAGTGCCAAACGAATTGTGATCGGGTCGTTTTTGAATCTTACTTCACTTTGTAACTGGCTAAAAACGCAGCAGGAGAACATCCTGCTGGTTTGCGCGGGCTGGAAGAACAACTTTAACCTGGAAGACACCCTGTTTGCAGGCGCCGTTATAGAGCAGTTAAAAAGCGGTAATTACAAATTGGATGATCCCGCCATTGCTGCTAATGACCTGTTTCAATTAGGAAAGAACGATATACCCGCCTATCTAAACAAAACCTCGCACGGGGAACGCCTTAAAAAACTGGGCATAGAAAAAGATATTGCCTTTTGCCTGCAGGTAGACCTTACTACCGCCATCCCGGTGCTGGATGGCGATAGGTTGGTAAAACTATAA
- a CDS encoding nucleotide pyrophosphohydrolase translates to MTIKEAQDLVDGWIKTTGVRYFNELTNTAMLMEEVGEVARIMARQYGEQSFKQSDKEVNLADEMADVLFVLICLANQTGIDLTQALESNLEKKSIRDLERHKSNTKLR, encoded by the coding sequence ATGACCATTAAGGAAGCTCAAGACCTGGTAGACGGCTGGATTAAAACAACAGGGGTTAGGTACTTTAATGAGCTTACCAACACGGCCATGCTGATGGAAGAAGTTGGAGAGGTGGCGCGCATAATGGCCCGTCAATACGGTGAACAATCTTTCAAGCAGTCGGATAAAGAGGTGAATCTTGCAGATGAAATGGCCGATGTGCTTTTTGTGCTGATCTGCCTGGCAAATCAAACCGGTATCGACCTCACCCAAGCTCTTGAAAGTAACCTTGAGAAGAAGAGTATCCGCGACCTAGAACGACATAAAAGCAATACAAAATTACGTTGA
- the rsgA gene encoding ribosome small subunit-dependent GTPase A, producing the protein MQGLIIRSTGSWYQVKSGTDVIDCRIKGKFRTKGITTTNPIAVGDLVDFDMEPEQGTGVITRLYPRKNYIIRRSVNLSKQAQIIAANLDLAILVVTLASPRTSLGFIDRFLVTAEAYDIRAALVFNKLDLFSEEGLEILADYESIYEDIGYPCYEVSALAGTNIDEVQAILKDKVTLISGHSGVGKSSLINRLLPDLDLRTHQISEWSDKGMHTTTFAEMFELPQGGYLIDTPGIRELGVIDIEKQELSHFFPEMRERMNQCRFNNCRHINEPGCMVLEAVEEGEIAQSRYDSYLSIYHANETRA; encoded by the coding sequence ATGCAGGGGTTAATAATTAGGTCGACAGGGAGCTGGTACCAGGTAAAAAGCGGTACAGACGTGATCGATTGCCGTATAAAGGGAAAGTTCCGTACAAAGGGTATTACTACTACCAACCCAATTGCGGTAGGGGATCTTGTTGACTTTGACATGGAGCCGGAACAAGGTACCGGGGTGATTACCAGGCTGTACCCACGTAAGAACTACATTATTCGGCGTTCGGTAAACTTGTCTAAACAGGCGCAGATTATTGCTGCGAATTTGGATTTGGCCATATTGGTTGTAACGCTTGCTTCTCCCCGCACATCTCTCGGGTTTATAGACAGATTTCTGGTAACAGCAGAAGCATATGACATTAGGGCTGCTTTAGTATTCAATAAGTTAGATCTTTTTAGTGAGGAAGGGCTGGAGATACTAGCTGATTACGAAAGCATTTACGAGGATATCGGCTACCCATGCTATGAGGTGTCCGCTCTGGCAGGTACCAACATTGATGAAGTACAGGCCATATTGAAAGATAAAGTGACGCTCATTTCCGGGCACTCGGGTGTAGGGAAATCCAGCTTGATCAACCGCCTATTGCCTGATCTTGATCTGCGTACACACCAAATTTCAGAATGGAGCGACAAAGGGATGCACACCACTACCTTTGCCGAGATGTTTGAACTGCCACAGGGCGGTTACCTGATAGACACACCCGGCATACGCGAGTTAGGGGTTATAGACATTGAAAAACAGGAACTTAGCCATTTCTTTCCTGAGATGCGGGAGCGTATGAACCAGTGCCGGTTTAACAACTGCAGGCATATAAATGAACCCGGTTGCATGGTTTTAGAAGCGGTTGAAGAGGGCGAAATAGCGCAATCACGGTACGATAGTTACCTGAGTATTTATCACGCAAACGAAACAAGAGCTTAA
- a CDS encoding DUF4349 domain-containing protein: MRTYQIFLAAVLTLTACHNTPSSKAEKVTDVQLVAPPPPVSETEVNEKARADANQEIVVEEPVGNSDVRAVQSFAPPVVKPDKEDVARKIIKEGELSFETKDVIKTRKQLLNSLKRFNGYVERDQESAGTEGDRKEYQLYIRIPAANFEAFLDGAANTAYKIDSKNIRVHDVSTEYIDTKARLDNKKVLEARYQELLKKAVKIADMLQIEDKLTEIRSDIESTQQQLNFMQKQVAYSSLNITFYTRQASQIETAPGFGKRVLASLGDGLSGLENLLFGLISAWPLLLVAAIALVLIKRWRSHKRVVAE; this comes from the coding sequence ATGAGAACTTATCAAATATTCTTGGCAGCAGTTCTGACCTTAACCGCCTGCCATAACACTCCATCTTCCAAAGCGGAGAAGGTAACTGATGTACAATTGGTTGCCCCGCCACCACCAGTTTCAGAGACAGAAGTAAATGAAAAAGCCAGAGCCGATGCTAATCAGGAAATCGTAGTTGAGGAACCCGTTGGTAATTCAGATGTCAGAGCTGTACAATCGTTTGCACCGCCGGTAGTTAAGCCAGATAAAGAGGACGTTGCCCGCAAGATTATTAAAGAAGGCGAGCTGAGCTTCGAGACCAAAGATGTAATCAAGACCCGAAAGCAACTACTAAATTCGTTAAAGCGCTTTAACGGCTATGTAGAGCGCGATCAGGAAAGTGCGGGTACCGAGGGTGACCGTAAGGAATATCAGCTTTACATCCGGATACCGGCGGCAAACTTTGAAGCATTTTTAGACGGCGCCGCGAATACCGCCTATAAAATAGACAGCAAGAACATACGCGTCCACGATGTATCAACCGAATACATAGATACAAAGGCAAGGCTCGACAACAAAAAAGTGCTGGAAGCGCGCTACCAGGAGCTGCTGAAGAAAGCTGTAAAAATTGCCGACATGCTGCAGATAGAAGATAAGCTGACGGAGATCCGCAGCGATATTGAATCGACACAGCAGCAACTTAACTTTATGCAGAAGCAAGTTGCATACAGTTCGCTAAATATCACTTTTTACACCCGGCAAGCTTCGCAGATAGAGACCGCCCCAGGTTTCGGTAAACGAGTTCTTGCTTCACTTGGAGATGGATTATCAGGACTGGAAAACCTTTTGTTTGGCCTTATTTCCGCCTGGCCCTTGCTGCTGGTTGCAGCTATTGCGCTGGTGTTGATAAAACGCTGGAGAAGCCACAAGCGCGTAGTAGCAGAGTAA
- the dtd gene encoding D-aminoacyl-tRNA deacylase — MRAVLQRVSEASCRVNGDVTGEIDHGFLVLLGIEDADTEEDLHWLAQKITSMRVFGDDNGLMNKALADVDGSILLISQFTLFAQTRKGNRPSFIRAARPEKAIPLYEKMIVTLESLTGKKIATGIFGADMKISLVNDGPVTIIMDTKDRENH; from the coding sequence ATGAGGGCAGTACTACAACGCGTTTCCGAAGCATCGTGCAGGGTGAATGGTGATGTTACAGGTGAAATAGACCATGGTTTCCTGGTATTGCTGGGTATAGAGGATGCCGATACAGAGGAAGACCTGCACTGGCTTGCTCAAAAGATAACAAGCATGCGGGTGTTTGGTGATGATAATGGCTTGATGAACAAAGCCTTAGCTGATGTAGACGGCAGTATATTGCTTATTTCTCAGTTCACGTTATTTGCGCAGACCAGGAAAGGTAATCGGCCATCTTTCATCCGTGCGGCCCGGCCGGAAAAAGCTATTCCACTGTATGAGAAGATGATAGTTACTCTGGAAAGTCTAACAGGCAAGAAAATAGCAACCGGTATTTTTGGTGCAGATATGAAGATCAGCCTGGTGAACGATGGACCCGTAACGATAATCATGGACACTAAAGACAGGGAAAATCACTGA
- a CDS encoding ribonuclease HII, which yields MLLARYQHEFIEAGCDEAGRGCLAGPVFAAAVILPDDFDHHLLNDSKQLNEEVRYQLRIEIEQNAVAHAVAWCDNEEIDRINILNASFLAMHRAIEKLHLTPQFLIIDGNRFNKYGTTPHACIVEGDGKYFSIAAASILAKTYRDDYMKQIAAEHPEYNWHSNKGYPTIDHRKTVMAKGHTPYHRKTFRVTDPQLTIF from the coding sequence ATGTTATTAGCCAGGTACCAACACGAATTTATTGAAGCAGGATGTGATGAGGCAGGGCGCGGCTGCCTTGCAGGGCCGGTTTTCGCCGCTGCAGTCATACTGCCGGATGATTTTGATCACCACCTGCTTAACGATTCCAAGCAGCTGAACGAAGAAGTGCGTTACCAGTTAAGAATAGAAATTGAGCAGAATGCCGTTGCTCATGCCGTAGCATGGTGCGATAATGAGGAGATTGACCGTATCAACATTCTTAATGCATCCTTTCTTGCCATGCACCGCGCTATAGAAAAACTGCACCTTACCCCACAGTTCCTGATAATAGACGGCAACCGTTTCAACAAATACGGCACTACGCCGCATGCCTGCATTGTAGAGGGCGACGGTAAGTACTTTAGCATAGCAGCGGCATCTATACTGGCCAAAACTTACCGCGACGATTATATGAAGCAGATTGCTGCCGAGCACCCGGAGTACAACTGGCACAGCAACAAAGGTTACCCTACTATAGATCACCGCAAAACTGTAATGGCTAAAGGCCATACGCCATATCATCGTAAAACTTTCCGCGTTACCGATCCTCAGCTAACTATTTTTTAG